From the uncultured Trichococcus sp. genome, one window contains:
- a CDS encoding betaine/proline/choline family ABC transporter ATP-binding protein (Members of the family are the ATP-binding subunit of ABC transporters for substrates such as betaine, L-proline or other amino acids, choline, carnitine, etc. The substrate specificity is best determined from the substrate-binding subunit, rather than this subunit, as it interacts with the permease subunit and not with substrate directly.), with protein sequence MIEFKNLTKKFPGGKIAVDSLNLTFNDGEFIVFIGTSGSGKTTSMRMINRMIEPSSGEILIDGKNIKDMNAVELRRQIGYVIQQIGLMPHMTIFENIVMVPKLLKWPVEKQRKIAEELIQKVDLPLDFLERYPSELSGGQQQRIGVIRALAADQDIILMDEPFGALDPITRDSLQETLKELQRELGKTVIFVTHDMDEALKLADRIVIMQDGKVVQFDTPDNILMNPANEFVENFLGEDRLSQARTNFRTVEQIMIRGPVSVSADQNLSEAIKLMRTRRVDSLFVTDANDVLLGMLSVEAIDHNRRRPVTVGEVMSEVSFVREGTLVRDALQRILKLGYKNIPVVDEKNHLIGLITRTSIVDMVYDTIWGDMEPEMPAEEVIETTADIETVKG encoded by the coding sequence ATGATAGAATTCAAAAATTTAACCAAAAAGTTCCCAGGCGGGAAAATCGCTGTGGACTCCCTTAATCTGACATTCAACGACGGCGAATTTATTGTCTTCATCGGGACGAGCGGCAGCGGCAAAACAACCTCCATGCGGATGATCAACCGCATGATCGAACCTTCCTCCGGTGAGATTCTGATCGACGGAAAAAACATCAAGGACATGAATGCAGTGGAACTGAGACGCCAAATCGGCTACGTCATCCAGCAAATCGGTCTGATGCCCCACATGACTATCTTCGAAAACATCGTTATGGTTCCAAAATTATTGAAGTGGCCTGTCGAAAAGCAAAGGAAAATCGCAGAAGAGCTGATCCAGAAAGTCGATCTTCCGTTGGATTTTCTGGAACGCTACCCATCCGAACTGTCTGGCGGCCAGCAACAGCGTATCGGTGTCATCCGGGCCTTGGCAGCCGATCAGGACATCATTTTGATGGATGAACCTTTCGGAGCTTTGGATCCGATCACCCGCGATTCCCTGCAGGAAACACTCAAAGAATTGCAACGCGAATTAGGCAAAACGGTTATCTTCGTCACGCATGATATGGATGAAGCTTTGAAACTTGCAGACCGGATCGTCATCATGCAGGACGGAAAAGTCGTCCAATTCGACACACCTGACAATATCCTGATGAATCCGGCGAACGAATTCGTCGAAAACTTTCTCGGAGAAGATCGCCTCAGCCAAGCGCGCACGAACTTCCGCACAGTTGAGCAGATCATGATCCGCGGTCCTGTATCCGTTTCGGCTGATCAAAATCTGTCCGAAGCGATCAAACTGATGCGCACGCGTCGGGTCGACAGCTTATTCGTCACTGATGCCAATGATGTGCTTTTGGGCATGCTGAGTGTCGAAGCGATCGACCACAACCGGCGCAGGCCGGTCACTGTCGGCGAGGTCATGAGTGAAGTTTCCTTTGTCCGCGAAGGCACGCTCGTCCGGGATGCTTTGCAGCGTATCCTGAAATTGGGTTACAAGAATATCCCTGTCGTTGATGAAAAGAACCATCTGATCGGTTTGATCACGCGCACCTCCATTGTGGACATGGTCTACGATACAATCTGGGGAGACATGGAACCCGAGATGCCGGCTGAAGAGGTCATCGAGACGACTGCAGATATTGAAACGGTTAAGGGGTGA
- the glpK gene encoding glycerol kinase GlpK, whose protein sequence is MEKQYIMSIDQGTTSTRAIIWDKKGSIIASSQRELMQYYPEPGWVEHDANEIWISVQSVIADALIRGAIRPEEIAAIGVTNQRETTVIWDRMTGMPIHPAIVWQSRQTSEIADKLKEEGHSDFIHDRTGLIIDSYFSATKIKWLLDHIPTARERAEKGELLFGTVDTWIVWKLTGKKVHVTDVSNASRTMLFNIYDLKWDEGILDLLDIPRMLLPEVRSSSEIYGYTEENDFYGSRIPIAGIAGDQQAALFGQTGFEQGMVKNTYGTGAFIVMNTGTSPVKSQNGLLTTIAYGLNGEVNYALEGSIFVAGSALQWLRDEAQLIRTTAESEEYAELVESNENVYMVPAFVGLGAPYWDQDVRGAFFGLTRGTSKAHLIRATLESLAYQTKDVVDTMLKDSGLAITNMRVDGGAAHNNFLMQFQSDILNTTLTRSKVMETTALGAAYLAGLAVGFWKDTDDIIKNWEPDCEFHPQMSSEKREDLYAGWQNAVAAARHFKHKPKRA, encoded by the coding sequence GTGGAAAAACAATACATCATGTCGATAGACCAAGGGACAACCAGCACGCGCGCAATCATCTGGGACAAGAAAGGCTCAATCATCGCTTCTTCGCAAAGGGAATTGATGCAATATTATCCTGAACCCGGTTGGGTGGAGCATGACGCGAATGAAATCTGGATCAGTGTCCAGTCGGTCATAGCGGATGCTTTGATAAGGGGTGCCATCCGGCCGGAGGAAATCGCGGCCATCGGGGTCACCAATCAGCGTGAAACGACGGTCATATGGGACCGTATGACGGGCATGCCGATCCACCCTGCGATTGTTTGGCAATCCCGCCAGACCTCGGAAATCGCCGACAAACTGAAAGAGGAAGGTCATAGCGACTTCATCCATGATAGGACCGGCCTGATCATCGATTCCTATTTTTCAGCCACGAAGATAAAATGGCTGTTGGATCATATACCGACTGCGCGTGAGCGGGCCGAAAAGGGGGAACTGCTTTTCGGCACCGTCGATACGTGGATTGTCTGGAAACTGACGGGGAAAAAGGTTCACGTAACGGATGTTTCCAATGCCAGCCGGACGATGCTGTTCAATATTTACGATTTGAAATGGGATGAGGGGATCCTTGATTTGTTGGACATTCCGCGCATGCTGCTGCCTGAAGTCCGCTCCTCATCGGAAATATACGGATATACGGAAGAAAATGATTTTTACGGTTCGCGCATCCCGATCGCCGGGATCGCCGGCGATCAACAAGCCGCACTTTTCGGGCAGACCGGGTTTGAACAGGGGATGGTGAAGAATACCTACGGCACTGGTGCGTTCATTGTCATGAATACCGGTACATCCCCCGTGAAATCACAAAACGGACTGCTGACCACCATTGCCTACGGCCTGAATGGCGAAGTGAATTATGCCCTTGAAGGGAGCATTTTTGTGGCCGGATCCGCTCTGCAATGGCTGCGGGATGAAGCCCAATTGATCCGGACAACCGCGGAATCGGAGGAATATGCCGAATTGGTCGAATCAAACGAAAACGTCTACATGGTTCCTGCTTTTGTCGGCCTGGGAGCACCTTATTGGGATCAGGACGTGCGCGGCGCGTTCTTCGGATTGACGAGAGGGACCTCAAAAGCGCATCTGATCCGTGCGACGCTCGAATCGTTGGCCTACCAGACGAAGGACGTCGTGGATACGATGCTGAAGGACTCCGGACTGGCCATCACGAATATGCGCGTCGATGGAGGAGCGGCACACAACAACTTCCTGATGCAATTCCAAAGCGATATTCTGAACACAACCTTGACCAGATCCAAAGTGATGGAGACAACCGCATTGGGAGCCGCATATTTGGCAGGCTTGGCTGTGGGATTTTGGAAGGACACTGATGACATCATCAAAAACTGGGAACCCGACTGCGAATTTCATCCGCAAATGTCGTCAGAAAAACGCGAAGACCTCTACGCTGGCTGGCAAAATGCAGTAGCCGCCGCCCGCCACTTCAAACACAAACCAAAAAGAGCGTGA
- a CDS encoding ABC transporter permease codes for MDFLTTNGSELLFKTGEHFYISALALLLGVVAAVPLGIVLTRFKRYSGFIISFVSILQTVPSLALLALMIPLFGIGKVPAIVALFIYSLLPILRNTFIGILNVDSNIVDSAKGMGMTENQIILQVKLPLAAPVIMSGIRLAGVYVIAWATLASYIGAGGLGDYIFNGLNVYDQEMIIWGTIPVTILALLADFLLGKLERFVSPQTTSTKGGN; via the coding sequence ATGGATTTTTTGACAACGAACGGTTCCGAGCTGCTCTTTAAAACAGGTGAGCATTTTTACATTTCAGCCTTGGCTCTGCTGCTTGGCGTTGTGGCTGCAGTTCCTCTGGGCATCGTCTTGACGCGCTTCAAGCGCTATTCCGGTTTCATCATCAGTTTTGTTTCGATTCTCCAGACTGTCCCTTCCTTGGCTTTGCTGGCATTGATGATCCCTCTTTTCGGGATCGGAAAAGTTCCCGCAATCGTAGCTTTGTTCATCTATTCCTTGTTGCCGATTCTGCGGAATACGTTCATCGGCATCTTAAATGTGGACAGCAATATTGTTGATTCCGCAAAAGGAATGGGAATGACCGAAAATCAGATCATCCTGCAAGTGAAACTGCCTTTGGCTGCTCCAGTCATCATGTCCGGAATCCGGTTGGCCGGTGTCTATGTCATCGCATGGGCCACGCTTGCTTCGTATATCGGAGCCGGCGGTTTAGGGGATTATATATTCAACGGATTGAATGTATACGATCAGGAAATGATCATTTGGGGAACTATACCGGTAACCATATTGGCTTTATTGGCTGACTTCCTCCTTGGAAAGCTTGAGCGATTCGTTTCTCCACAGACAACATCCACAAAAGGAGGGAACTGA
- the rapZ gene encoding RNase adapter RapZ, whose protein sequence is MADTLELVVITGMSGAGKTVALQTFEDLGYFCIDNMPPSLLPKFWELVKESGKISRICLVIDLRSRAFFDEIMSAVDSLDNTSFITTKVIFLDSKDDVLVSRYKETRRSHPLTQSGGTVLEGIRKERELLEDIRNRSQLVIDTSETTPRQLRERLLDTFKVDDKDVFHVEVVSFGFKYGLPIDADIVMDVRFLPNPHYVDELRPLTGLDKPVYDYVMKQPETEIFYKKFIDLLEYIIPGYKKEGKTSVNIAIGCTGGQHRSVALSERTSLQLKSAGYQVNTTHRDRNKRKETVNRS, encoded by the coding sequence ATGGCAGACACTCTCGAATTGGTAGTCATAACGGGGATGAGCGGCGCCGGAAAAACGGTAGCTTTGCAGACATTTGAAGATTTAGGCTATTTTTGTATAGATAATATGCCCCCAAGTTTATTACCGAAATTTTGGGAGCTTGTAAAGGAATCGGGTAAAATAAGCAGAATCTGCTTAGTGATCGATCTGCGCTCCCGTGCATTCTTTGATGAGATTATGTCGGCTGTGGACAGTTTGGACAATACTTCCTTCATCACGACCAAAGTCATCTTCCTTGATTCGAAGGACGATGTGCTTGTTTCCCGATACAAAGAGACAAGAAGAAGCCATCCCCTGACCCAATCGGGCGGAACCGTACTGGAAGGAATCCGCAAAGAAAGGGAATTGCTTGAGGACATCCGCAACCGCTCGCAGTTGGTCATCGACACGAGCGAAACAACACCGCGCCAATTAAGGGAACGGCTGCTGGATACATTCAAAGTCGACGATAAGGATGTTTTCCATGTTGAAGTCGTATCTTTCGGTTTCAAGTACGGCTTGCCGATCGATGCCGACATCGTGATGGACGTGCGCTTTTTGCCCAATCCGCATTACGTAGATGAACTGCGTCCGCTGACGGGGCTGGATAAGCCAGTCTATGATTATGTCATGAAGCAACCAGAGACAGAAATTTTTTACAAAAAATTCATCGACCTGTTGGAATACATCATTCCCGGCTACAAAAAAGAAGGCAAGACTAGCGTTAATATCGCTATCGGCTGCACAGGCGGACAACACCGCTCGGTCGCTTTGTCGGAACGCACCAGCCTGCAATTGAAGAGCGCGGGCTATCAAGTGAATACGACCCACCGTGATCGGAACAAACGCAAAGAGACGGTGAATCGGTCATGA